The Aeromonas veronii genome includes the window GCGACCGGGATCGCGGCAAGCGTCCCATGATGGCCGCCATGGCAGAGCAGTATGCGGATCGCGTGATCCTGACCGACGACAATCCCCGTACCGAGGAGCCGGCCCAGATCATGGCGGACATGGTGGCGGGTTTTCGCGATCCCGCCTCAGTGCAGATCGAGCACGACAGGGTCAAGGCGATCGGCCTGGCGCTGGCGCAGGCGAGCAAGCAGGACATCATCCTGGTGGCCGGTAAGGGCCATGAGGATTATCAGATTATTGGCACTGACAAGCGGCATTACAGCGATCGGGAAACCGTCGCCGCCGCCTTGCACACATTATTGGAGTCATTCACATGATGACCCTCAGGCTTGCCGAACTGGCGCAGGCGCTCGATGCCCGTCTGATCGGCGGTGACGCCGAGATCACGGCGGTCAGCACGGATACCCGCACCCTGGGTGCTGGCGCGCTCTTCGTCGCCCTGCGTGGCGAGCGTTTCGATGCCCACGATTTCTGCGATCAGGCGGTCGCGGCCGGTGCCTCTGCGCTGCTGGTGGAGCGGGAGCTGCCACTGGCGGTGCCTCAGCTGATCGTGGCCGACAGCCTCAAGGGGCTGGGGCGTCTGGGCAGGTTGGTGCGCGAGCGCATCCACCCGAAAGTGCTGGCCATCACCGGCAGCTGCGGCAAGACCACGGTCAAGGAGATGGCGACCGCCATCCTGCGTCACGAAGGGGAAGTGCTGGCCACTGCCGGCAACTTCAACAACGAGGTAGGCGTCCCGCTCACCCTGCTGCGCCTCGAGCCGCAACACAGGTTCGCGGTGATGGAGCTCGGGGCCAATCACCCGGGCGAGATTGCCTGGACCACCTCGCTTGCCAAGCCTGATGCCGCCATCATCAACAACGTGGCGGCCGCTCATCTGGAGGGTTTCGGCTCCCTGGAAGGGGTATTCCACGCCAAGAGCGAGATCTTCGAGGGTCTGGGGGAGGGCGGCAGCGCCATCGTCAATGCCGACAACGAATTCTGGCCGAAGTGGCAGGCGAAGGGCATTCAGTGCGCCTTCTCCATCGAGGATCAGAGCCAGCCGTTCCACGCCCGCGACATCGGCTTCAATGCCGATGGCTGCGCCGAGTGCACCCTGGTGACTCCGAACGGTGAAATCAGTCTGACCCTGGCCCTGCCGGGCCGCCACAACGTGGCCAATGCCCTGGCGGCGACCGCCGGTTGTCTCGCGCTCGGCGCGTCGTTGGCCTCGGTCAAGGCGGGCCTGGAGCAGATGGCACCGGTCAAGGGGCGCTTCTGCGTCCAGCGCTGGGGTGGCCTCACCCTGGTGGATGACACCTACAACGCCAGCGTGGAATCCGTGCTGGCTGGCATCGACGCCCTGACCGCCATGGGTGGCTACAAGGTGCTGGTGTTCGGTGACATGAAGGAGTTGGGTGAGGAGTCCGCCGCGCAGCACGCCCGGGTTGGACGCCACGCCCGCGAGCGCGGCCTCGATGCCGTGCTGACGGTAGGGGAACAGAGTCGCCACACCGCAGATGCTGCGGCTGGCCGACATTTCGATAACAAGGCGTCGTTGTTTGAAGTGCTTGCGCAAATGATAAATACACACCCGGAAATCTCGATTTTGGTCAAGGGCGCCAGAGGCTCCCGCATGGAAGATATCGTCAAGATGGTCACCGACCATCAGGAGTCAGCCACATGCTAGTCTGGCTGGCGGAACTGCTGACCCCGCACTTCACCTTCTTTAACGTCTTCTCCTACCTGACGTTTCGCGCCATCCTGTCGATCATCACCGGCCTGGTGGTAGCGCTCTGGATGGGGCCACGCCTCATCCGCCGCCTACAGATCATGAAGTTTGGCCAGGTGATCCGCAACGACGGCCCCGAGTCTCACCTCAGCAAGAAGGGCACCCCGACCATGGGGGGCCTGATGATCATTGCCGCCATCTTCACCTCGGTGCTGCTCTGGTGCCGCCTCGACAATCCCTATGTCTGGCTGGTGCTGTTCGTGCTCGGCGCCTACGGTGCCATCGGCTTCGCCGATGACTACCTCAAGGTGGTGCGCAAGAACACCGATGGCCTGATTGCCCGCTGGAAGTATTTCTGGCAGTCGGCGGTGGCGCTGGCCGTGGCGGTCTTCCTCTACGCCACGGCCACCCACGACGGTCAGACCCAGCTGGTGGTGCCCTTCCTCAAGGATGTGATGCCGCAACTTGGCCTGATGTTCATCGTGCTGACCTATTTCGTCATCGTCGGCACCTCCAACGCGGTCAACCTGACCGATGGCCTGGATGGGCTCGCCATCATGCCGACCGTGATGGTGGCGGGGGGCTTTGCCCTCATCGCCTGGGCGACCGGCAACGTCAACTTCGCGAACTATCTGCACATTCCCTATGTGCCCTATACCTCTGAGCTGGTGATCGTCTGTACCGCCATCGTCGGGGCGGGTCTGGGCTTCCTCTGGTTCAACACCTATCCGGCGCAGGTCTTCATGGGGGACGTGGGTTCCCTGGCCCTCGGCGGGGCGCTCGGCACCATCGCCGTACTGGTGCGTCAGGAGTTCCTGCTGGTGATCATGGGGGGCGTCTTCGTGATGGAGACCGTCTCGGTGATCCTGCAGGTGGGTTCCTACAAGCTGCGCGGCGTGCGCATCTTCCGCATGGCACCGATCCATCACCACTATGAGAAGAAGGGCTGGCCGGAGCCGCGCGTCATC containing:
- a CDS encoding UDP-N-acetylmuramoyl-tripeptide--D-alanyl-D-alanine ligase, whose product is MMTLRLAELAQALDARLIGGDAEITAVSTDTRTLGAGALFVALRGERFDAHDFCDQAVAAGASALLVERELPLAVPQLIVADSLKGLGRLGRLVRERIHPKVLAITGSCGKTTVKEMATAILRHEGEVLATAGNFNNEVGVPLTLLRLEPQHRFAVMELGANHPGEIAWTTSLAKPDAAIINNVAAAHLEGFGSLEGVFHAKSEIFEGLGEGGSAIVNADNEFWPKWQAKGIQCAFSIEDQSQPFHARDIGFNADGCAECTLVTPNGEISLTLALPGRHNVANALAATAGCLALGASLASVKAGLEQMAPVKGRFCVQRWGGLTLVDDTYNASVESVLAGIDALTAMGGYKVLVFGDMKELGEESAAQHARVGRHARERGLDAVLTVGEQSRHTADAAAGRHFDNKASLFEVLAQMINTHPEISILVKGARGSRMEDIVKMVTDHQESATC
- the mraY gene encoding phospho-N-acetylmuramoyl-pentapeptide-transferase is translated as MLVWLAELLTPHFTFFNVFSYLTFRAILSIITGLVVALWMGPRLIRRLQIMKFGQVIRNDGPESHLSKKGTPTMGGLMIIAAIFTSVLLWCRLDNPYVWLVLFVLGAYGAIGFADDYLKVVRKNTDGLIARWKYFWQSAVALAVAVFLYATATHDGQTQLVVPFLKDVMPQLGLMFIVLTYFVIVGTSNAVNLTDGLDGLAIMPTVMVAGGFALIAWATGNVNFANYLHIPYVPYTSELVIVCTAIVGAGLGFLWFNTYPAQVFMGDVGSLALGGALGTIAVLVRQEFLLVIMGGVFVMETVSVILQVGSYKLRGVRIFRMAPIHHHYEKKGWPEPRVIVRFWIITLMLVLLGLATLKVR